The Peptococcaceae bacterium 1198_IL3148 genome window below encodes:
- a CDS encoding IclR family transcriptional regulator, whose translation MDSTNEKPKYMIGSVEKACDILLVFDENNTELGVTEIAKKLGLTKSTVHKILLTLEYKGFIAQNESNGKYSLSVKYYQRASSFLNNLKFRHTDSPYFRRNFA comes from the coding sequence ATGGATAGTACTAATGAAAAACCAAAATATATGATTGGCTCGGTGGAAAAAGCTTGTGATATCCTGTTAGTCTTTGATGAAAATAACACTGAGTTGGGAGTTACAGAGATCGCAAAGAAGTTAGGCTTGACTAAAAGTACGGTGCACAAAATCCTGCTTACCCTTGAGTATAAGGGGTTTATCGCTCAGAATGAAAGTAATGGCAAGTATTCGCTATCGGTAAAGTATTATCAGAGGGCCAGTAGTTTTCTCAACAACCTTAAATTTAGACACACTGATTCGCCCTACTTTAGAAGAAATTTTGCATAA